From the genome of Solanum lycopersicum chromosome 12, SLM_r2.1:
TGAAAATTGCAAAAGGACTAAAAGGTGTCTTAAGTTTCTTCAGAAAAAATATGTGGACATGATTCCCATTTACCAGTTTCTCTAGCTTCCCAATATCCTCCTCTATACTGATATGTATCACTACCTTTTGGTTTTCTAAACCACCTTGGTTTCCACCCTTTTTCCTGCATCTGTGATGCCTGCAATGACAACAACTCGTTACACGAAAAACTTCACTCATCCGCGAAGAGAGCAAAAAATGAACTATACTTTTCAAGAATGTGTATGATACATCTAATGAGATTATTCATGAAACTAGCTAAAGTTACCTGACGTTGCCTCTGCTCTAGCCGTAACTTCTCTGAGTTAGCAACTTCATATTCTCCGTTTTCAAGAAATCTTTGATCAGGTCTAAGCCTTGAATCTGTTGGAGGCAACTTTTCCTGTTTGCATAAACCGCGAAAGAAGAGTGTAAACAGATTTTGCATAAACCAGAAGTATCGGTTACATAGAGGACTATCAATTATAGGTACCTCAAGATCAGGAGAGAGCTCATTAAGTGTGATGGCGAAACGTGTAAAGTTATACTTTGTCTGAATATTTGCTTGTTTGCTTTGCTTCCAAAGCAAATACGCCACATCTTGTCCTAAATCCATCGATACATTTGAGTAATTCAAACTTTCATCCCATTTCCCAAACACAGTTGCTGCTGTTTTTCCACTATTATCTTGTACAACTCCATGTACCTATATTAAGTAGGTATAAATTAAACACCGATAATGTGGAACACAAACACCGATATAATGTGGAGGTACACGTACCTGGTGTGGATTCCTATTCATAATCGATTGCTTCTTAAATTTAAGCTTGCAAGAGTAGCCACCACTTCCTTGGATATGCATCGTACCAAAGTGATCACAATAGACTTTCCCTATAACGAGGTTGTAGATGGACGTTGTTAcctgatatatatataagttaaaacaTTTCAGCAAGCATGATACATAGATACAAGTAGTCGTTTGCATTACTTGTCGATCCATTACATTACACTTACTTTGCTCCACTGGAATACTTCTCCATCATCGAACTCTAAGTTAAGGACACCAACTGGATCAAGTTGAATCGATGGACCCCAAAATTTGCTTTTTAAATTGGTATCCCCCCACATCTTCCAACCGCGGCCTTCACAGTAGCATGCAAGAATCAAGGGATGATGACTTACCTATGTCAATAGGTTTAAAAGATAAGCATTTAACTGTTGTTTCGTTGAGAAAAAGGAAGTATGAGATCGATTGAACTAGTACCTTCTCCGAGATGAAACGTAGTCCCTTGTCTGGGTAATTGGCTTCATATGTCTCACCTAATAACGGATTAAATGGCTTGAACTTTCTACCTTCTGTGCAAGCATATCCCGATACAGCAAATGCTGCAACATTAAGCATCCTCATAAGGCTATTtccctacaaaaaaaaaaaatagtgtttgaAGCAATCACATCTCAAATAGCTAAAGTGGAAAACATTGAGTCCAAAGGACTAAGTTCTAGTGGAAAAGGAAAATGCAGAACGTTCACACAACTCGTTGGAAATGCTAACCGTTCTCCCCCATTCATATGCTTGATCAAGAAGGTAAGAGTACTCAAAATCTTCGAAACACTTCTGCAAAGAAGAGAGGGGTTCATTGAAGTAGACAGGAAGACAAACTCTAGTTAGATCTTTCCCGATGTTATCTTTGATCATCGACCAAAGGCTTATTCCCTTTTCCTCATTAACGGGGTCAGGCAATTTCTCTCTTCGCTCTATGTAAGGGTAGTCACATTCGACAAATCTCATAAAA
Proteins encoded in this window:
- the LOC101250775 gene encoding oxysterol-binding protein-related protein 1B-like isoform X1, giving the protein MRKLMHFLCCITGVADKNTVVVRHHPLGKRSSKLHNNNSNNLDNGICGILYKWANFGRGWRPRWFVLYDGVLFYYKINGKVFNFETQNGFTVIGKKSFRFINTCKTTPSSQFLSRKPLREIHLKDSTVMGSCSDDRRFLIITGKKKLQLKAESKDDRLIWLEGLFAAKKAFITSDFVHNPRMNNNCKVGTRDSGMKGGNTSRSNEEHYRQEETDDDVHTDNSFFDALDCLSTCSLKTANCYDESSSFDSDNGEVQPSEDGLSSFMRFVECDYPYIERREKLPDPVNEEKGISLWSMIKDNIGKDLTRVCLPVYFNEPLSSLQKCFEDFEYSYLLDQAYEWGRTGNSLMRMLNVAAFAVSGYACTEGRKFKPFNPLLGETYEANYPDKGLRFISEKVSHHPLILACYCEGRGWKMWGDTNLKSKFWGPSIQLDPVGVLNLEFDDGEVFQWSKVTTSIYNLVIGKVYCDHFGTMHIQGSGGYSCKLKFKKQSIMNRNPHQVHGVVQDNSGKTAATVFGKWDESLNYSNVSMDLGQDVAYLLWKQSKQANIQTKYNFTRFAITLNELSPDLEEKLPPTDSRLRPDQRFLENGEYEVANSEKLRLEQRQRQASQMQEKGWKPRWFRKPKGSDTYQYRGGYWEARETGKWESCPHIFSEET
- the LOC101250775 gene encoding oxysterol-binding protein-related protein 1B-like isoform X2; the encoded protein is MRKLMHFLCCITGVADKNTVVVRHHPLGKRSSKLHNNNSNNLDNGICGILYKWANFGRGWRPRWFVLYDGVLFYYKINGKVFNFETQNGFTVIGKKSFRFINTCKTTPSSQFLSRKPLREIHLKDSTVMGSCSDDRRFLIITGKKKLQLKAESKDDRLIWLEGLFAAKKAFITSDFVHNPRMNNNCKVGTRDSGGNTSRSNEEHYRQEETDDDVHTDNSFFDALDCLSTCSLKTANCYDESSSFDSDNGEVQPSEDGLSSFMRFVECDYPYIERREKLPDPVNEEKGISLWSMIKDNIGKDLTRVCLPVYFNEPLSSLQKCFEDFEYSYLLDQAYEWGRTGNSLMRMLNVAAFAVSGYACTEGRKFKPFNPLLGETYEANYPDKGLRFISEKVSHHPLILACYCEGRGWKMWGDTNLKSKFWGPSIQLDPVGVLNLEFDDGEVFQWSKVTTSIYNLVIGKVYCDHFGTMHIQGSGGYSCKLKFKKQSIMNRNPHQVHGVVQDNSGKTAATVFGKWDESLNYSNVSMDLGQDVAYLLWKQSKQANIQTKYNFTRFAITLNELSPDLEEKLPPTDSRLRPDQRFLENGEYEVANSEKLRLEQRQRQASQMQEKGWKPRWFRKPKGSDTYQYRGGYWEARETGKWESCPHIFSEET